From the Lathyrus oleraceus cultivar Zhongwan6 chromosome 3, CAAS_Psat_ZW6_1.0, whole genome shotgun sequence genome, the window aagagttgtttggcaCGTCACCCAAACATTTCATTCCTTCCTTTTTCGGCTAAGACGCCACATTGCTCTTCGAATAAAAGTATATCCATTTCTTTGATCCAAGACATTATCCTTATTTGATCTCGAACTATTTCTTCCCCATCCAGtgatatattgttccttgtaCACGACAATACTTTCTCTTGGGTCTCGCTTTTACCCTTTGAGATGTTGTAGCACCAATTCATCTTGTgaatcgagagttgtttggcttgtaaTCAGACATTTAATTCATTCCTTTGGTTGAAAGGCTTGTTTACTCTTTGATTCCAAGTTCCACCCATTTGTGGGTTCCCTTGATACAATTCTATTGGTATAAGTCATACCTTTCATCACTGTATGTCCCTCTTTCTTTTCTCATAGTtctgaactacgattgctctgactttctcattgcacaatgagaatacataggcacaaggatgtgaatccttggagagcatacttctaattattcctcaTTCGCCTTAGGGTaccatccatatctttcattatccattatctaccttcgatcataaatcgttcacccagtgacatattattcctttgacattgaaatacactttctttgggATTCCATACATACCATTTTAGGACGCCTAACGTAAAGTCCGCATTTCTATCTAGAGTTGCTTGGCCCGTCACCCAAACATCTCTATGGTATAAATCCCATTTCTtttatggattccaatacactttcacctttcggtTTCAAACAATGCCTCTTCAGTCACTTGTCACCAGATATTCATTTTTGTGACTTCGGTCGCTTCATTTCGTTCATCCCATGATGCACTCATATTCTACCctcattcactccatgtgatatacctattctttgagtCAAATACATTATAGCTTTGTGCTTCATCTTATACgtccttgtgaaccaagagttgtttggcccaTAACCCGAACACCTAATCCCTCTCtcttttcggttattccaatacaaCGATACtgtgttgtaggccctcacttaTTGGTTCATACCTGTTTACTCTTAGGTTCACGTTTTCcccccttgttggagttcaaatcatataattctttggttcagaccatacctttgatcacacttcttttcatctcccaccattagttctctgaactacggagctctgaattcctcattgcactatgaggatacgtaggcatgagggccccaatcctcaccgagcactttatctatttctcttCCTTTCCCTTCATccttttgcgagtaatctttagatatcacacctatgcgagcgagaacaatcaaaatggttcccatggagtaccatggatgttaggggtgctaataccttccccttgcataactaacttccttacccatcatatctctttccccgtggttttatcgatgttttcccatccctttagggataaataaagttcaatggcgactttgttgtatgttcgagcgtgcgaaacgttcgggtatatttccgctagcttcaccAACACATGGAACATTCTGTAAATTTCAATCTTTAAGCCTAGGTCATGAAGGGTTTGTTAACACATGTACCTAGTGGGGGTTAACTTCCGCTTTCTATGAATGGAGTACCGTCGCTCCTACTCCGGATTGTTGAAGATATTGTTGTGTGAGTTCGGATTACGGTTGCTCCTCTTCCGTGGCCTTGAGGTCTCAACCATTTGTTGTTTCCCTTGAACAATCCTCCCTGGGGGCATTTTCGTACATGCAAAAAGTAAGAGAAATTCGAAATTGAAATTAGAAAAAACGGATACCGTGGATGTGATGAGGGCGAAAATTGGTGAAGGATTTGTGAAGGGAGTTTTTAATTTGGGGTAGATATGGTGGTAAAGGTGGATGCTTTTAATGGAAGTTTAGGTTTTTGAGAGAGAGATGGTGGAAAAGATGAGGTTTGTGAGAGTAATGAGTGAAGAATGAGTAAAAATAAGATTTTGGAATGTGTTAAGTGTATGTAATGAGTGGTTAATGGGCTTTAATGAAGGGTGGGGTCCACATGATGATCCAATTTTTTTTCACTATTTCAAAATTGTACGCCTGGCGCGGATCGTGTCAGGTGGCACCTACGGCCATGTCAGGCTATTGTAACTCAAAATCTTTGGAGTGTGTTCTTCACTGGTCctgacacgggcgaccgtgtcagGCTTTTGCCAAtatgatttttttctttttcctttagTGCTCCTGACACGGGCTGTGTCAAGCACCACGGTCGACCGTGTCAGAATGTTGTTACTCCCCTTGCAAGTTTGCTTCATGagcctgacacgggccgtgtcagctgacacgggtgaCCGTGTCAGGTGGCCGGTTGGGCTTCAAAAAATTTCTTCTCTCTTTCATTCAGATTTAGTTTGTCCTCCCGGTACAACTTCCGCATTAACATGAGTGCCTCCGCCCTTTTATGCAAGGCACTGTGCATACTTGAATAACCTAAAACACCAAACAAAGACAATAATTAGAAATAAAAATatgtgggttgcctcccacaaaGCGTTTCGTTTAACATCGCATGGCTACGGTCGCCCATCTTATCCGGTAAGACGAACATTCTTTACCAGGCCAATTCCTCGTCCATGAGGATAAGGCTTCTCCTTCTTTCTTTTTGCTTTTGGACTGGAACCAAGAATTTTTTTATTCGGAGTTGCTAATGGAGGTTGTTGTAGCTGAGAAAGCCTTCTTGCATCTTTTTCTGATGTTGGTATGTTACTTTGCCTTCTCACATCTGTCCTGATCATGCCTACTTGATAGTGATGTTCTTTTTCTGCCTCTAGCTTCCTGTTTTCAATAGCATCCGATGTTATTTCATCATCATCAACTTTTAAAGTTAACGTGCTCTGATCCATGTCGAGATTGCATTGGCTTGTCCGCATGAATGGTCGACCAAGAAGGATAGGTGTCTCttcatcttcaggtatgtctatGATCACAAAATCAATAGGAAAACTCAATTCCCCTACTGTCACCAGTACGTCTTCTGCTATCCCATATGCATTCTTTATCGAGTGATTCGCAAACTTCAGATTTATCCTTGTATCACTGATATTTTCAATACCCAAcctgtgatagattgataatgAAATCAGACTCACACTAACTCCAGAATCAATTAGTACCTTTTTGAAAGTTCTCTCTTTTATAGTGCATGATATTGTGACAATTCTAGGATCTTTCTGTTTGATTGGAATTCTCTTACCTAATGATATTGCATTACACTTTTCCTTCCAGGCTACCGATTCTTCTTCTGTTGGTTTGTTTTCGGTgattacctcttccatgaattttGTGTACATGGGCATTCGCtcgagtgcttcaaacaaagGCATATGACTCTCTGTCTTTTTGGAaattgtcatgaatttctcaaAGTTTGTCTCTCTTGgatccttctttgtcactctctgagggtagggtAACTTAATCATCAGTTTAGTCtcctttttatttttctcttcagtTGGCTTTCCAGGTGGTATAACTTTTTCATCTTTAGCAGCCTTCCTACTTCTCGTCGTGacaacattaacattctcatgatttcttggattttgaattgtttcacttggtaaggaacctggtgGTAGAGAACTTGCTTtttgttgtgctatctgacccatatgaacttcaagatttttcatagaggcggtggtgtttttctgattgtttctagtctcttcttggAATTGCATATTGTGAGCGGTCATTTTTTCAATGGAAAACTCCCAGTCTGCTTTCTTTGGAGCTTATTGTTGCTGTAATTattgatattgagtctgatattgaccttAACCCTGTTGTGGAACActccctctctgatctttccaggagaagtttggatgattcttccaacctggattataaatgttggagtagggattattctgcttcaaaaattttatctcttcaatttgttgaggGGTTGCAAAGCAATACACTGTATGGTGAGGTCCATTATAAATTTCACAAGTGATGGTCTGAGCAAGTTGAACTTGAGCTACCTattgagtacctatattcatagccTTCAACTTCTTTTCCACTTCAGCAACTATTGTATCTTCCAACGGATTTTATTAGTTTTTAGCTTTAGATCAATAACTCCCTTAGGTTTTCTCATACACCTATCAtactgtaggagaattgccatccaaggcgcagcggaatttaaaaatttctccatttagtgatccttacgaatgggcatgatcagtgatagaatcgttacctcttgtggtgattcaaacctttggtgcagatctctgataatgatcaaaacctttgatacagatccacggggcgatcacgaacgttgaacgatgacaacgtctctactcagtccacacgaacggattccttcaatcgcagtgctagctgttatgaatgaaggctttgagtgagtgagagatacgaaattccaactcttcagttgtgttttctgtctcagtgagttactgtggagtgacaatgcttctacccaaggggttctatttatagaaccacttgtgtgggcttcaagccaaaaagcccacttaagtgcattttggcccatatctcataaaatgccaaaatcacttaagtatttggtaccttaccatatttcgtattccacttaagtacaccgtaccttacgatgttccttaattattctatctctcatcaatccgtcctttgtgtgtgaccctataggttttcgcgacgttggcaattatattaaatcacgcatttaacataataaacagtgagcggtatctagcaacacatcactgctacccaagtcatgaaaatgtcatgtgatctgacaaaacctcctgtgataataattatgtgtataattacccctttgcccttatgtctatattgaacacaagctatagaccgtgtcacccttgtccagttcaatattgggcccatagacatttatcctgttacgcaggattggcaaattccatctaggacactcatgtccctcagcatgcttcgtggagtacccatcaactgtctttatggttatccagttacggacaatgttggatcaacaataaagcactcgactctacatctaggatccatagtggtttcaggtcgaagagtggtatacactattatcaccatgagaataacttatgacactttgcataactttctatatagtattctcatagcgggtcaatccggtataaatattactcctaatattcatacctatgtttaagacttgataactctttatccatgatccatgagatgtgatcatcagtctacaaacataatagtcttaatgctttaatgttatcccacttcacattaaaacttgactacggatactttaagaatagtgcccttatgtttaatgtgttctcatgattaagtcacacttaatacattaaacggactatctattctagggactttattaatcaaccataataaagaaaatgcctttaaataattcgatacaagtaccaaaagtattggcctctagggcttacaccaacacatacaattccagatgctcatttgcagctatcgcttcaatgatctttttaataccagtggctattgagaaatttgttgagccaaCGACTACTGTATCAATCAActattttgtctttattttcagcccattaacaAACATCTGCATATGTTCcgtctgatccatattatgagttgggcaagCTACCaagacccttttgaatcttttgtaggcatctcccaaagactcactctccttctgtttgaagttcaagatttcatacctttttcttAGAAATACAtatgctggaaaatactcatttaagaaagcCTTTTTCATCTCTTCCCATGATGCAATACTGCCAGTTGGGAGAGAATAAAACCACTCTTCTGCctcttcagctaaagtgaacggaaacattcttaacttctttgcttcatTAGTATGACCAccaattttcaaagtagtactcatggtTAGAAATATTCACAAgtgcttgtttgcatcttcattcacatttccggtgaaaggttttctttcaAGTTGATTGGTTGTGCTTGGATGTAGTTGAAAATTAGgcacattcaccggttggttgacaatttttaatctaccacccggtgcatttgcacctccataaTCACCAAGGAGCCCTTCTGAAGGTGGATGGTCATCAACCATTGTTTCTATTTCTGAGTCTGAATCTAAGTGCACAAAGGGAACTTTCTCTTCGGCCTCTCTTTCTGGCTCTTTCTCCAACTCTGAATCTGGATCTAAATGAACAATTGGTTGTTCTTTGTCCGAATCCAACTTTGCTAATCTAGCTTGTCTGAGTCTCACATGCAAAGTTCTTTCGATTTCTGCGTTAAAAGGAAATCTAACAGAGGTCTTACCTCACATTTAATATCAGAGGAAGATTAGTTGATAAAAGTTGAAATGAACTAAATGACAGAAAtaaaattttagttgcagagtaacaaaattttaattgaactaaaattaaactctatattttggcagtccccggcaacagcgccaaaaacttgatcggaaaaatagcaagtgtactattttgccttttgTAGTGATAAAtgggaaattccccgaatgtcgatctcaaggactgcatgttaatatcgagttcaaatAATTGTTCAATTAAACCAAAACTAGTGTTGGGGTTTTAAATTCAATCTTACAAAAATAAATGCAACTAAAATAAATGCAACTGTAAAAATAAGGGTTTCAAGGAAAAAGGAAcatgccagggaaggtgtataatttgtccctgtaacaactcagagtcactattgcatcaacaaatatcaattaactactaccagttctcaagggtattttctcccaaggccttggtgagaaaacctttaatcattcaaccctaatttctatgtccataggaaattaccagtgaaattaagccttattatATCAAGAACCCTCGGGTTCATACAGAGTATCCCTAGTCCTATGTGATATCTACTGCAGATTAATCTTATGAAAACCTCATCAATGACGGTCCAGCTTAATCGATAATCATACAACAATCTCAATTGTTCCGgaagagaaagcattaaacacatcaaaagattaccgtgATTATGAAAAACAAGATTGGCAATGCAATCGCgaactcaaagtcattacaaatataaattagggacaccccctagcattggggggtttagctactcatattattcaaaacagattcaagataaaaattagacattacaagtaattggatgacttggatcttcaattgcttccgctcatgaaaatcttccactctctgaattccttgatctctATAATTCTCGATCGTCTGACAATTCTTCGTGCTCTGTTTTCTCCTCCCCTAAAAAGTGTCCTTCTTCTCTCGTAGAAACTCTTCTAAAATAGTGAAAATCCCTTAGCATTGTTTGGAAATCCCCAGAATGCCCTTGATGCTCAAGTCTAGATAAAAGCCCAAAAACTGAGATACTTAGCGCCTgggctgacacgggccgtgtcagctgacacatGTGGTTGTATCAAGCCCCTACCTTGGCCTTCATCTTCAACTTCATCTCAGGTGGGCTGACACGGCCTGTGTTAGTtaacacgggtggccgtgtcagacCCCTGTCTTCCTTCCCTTGCAGCTTAGTTAGGTCCTCAtcctgacacgacccgtgtcaggcTTCCTGAAACTTCATAATTTCTTTCCTCAAACGTCGGAATTCTCGACTTTCTTGCACTTAGTAAGTTGGGTCTTCTACTTGGACCTAGAGGAAATAAAAACAGACAACCAAAACATAAAATCTAGAAAACACgaaataaaactaaaaattgaTAAAACGCTTAATTAACTTACAGAAATAAAAACTAACTTGAAAGGCAACATAATACGAACAAAGTATTCCAGAATCATTGGCTTCTTATCGAATAAGTGATGAAAATACAGTAAAAAATGGTGACCAATCAAGATGCATCTCCGATATATTTTGGAGGTTAAATCACGTCAGACCATTCTCCTTCCTCATTTCTCATTTTACTCAAACTCAACTTCAAACTCTCTTAACTTTTTTCTCTACGCCAAGTCAAAACTCAATCTACAAGACTCAAAGGAACTTCAATCAACATCTCTAACATCAGAAACAATATTAGAACATCAATCTCTTATAAGTTTTTTTAGTTTTTGTATAAAAGAGTAGAAATTGATGTATAAGGTTAGAAATGAGTGGAAATAATATTTAAGATAGTTTAGACATAGTGTATTAGACGTTTGTTGGCTAAAAAGGGTGatcaaaacatattttttttattGCATGGGGTACATTCACGCCATTGATGCAACTTCTGAGTTGCAAAAATTTCGGATATGCATCTCAATAATTTTTCAGCGTTTTAGTTTCCCAGATCCGGAGATACATCTTTGGAATTTTCTCAatacttttttttattttcttgctTGTGACGTTGTTTTCCTGCACTAATCCTCTACTTTACTTTAACTTATAGGCATAATGGCTGATATATATGATAAACTGAGACACGTGAGGGTTGCTTAGCACACATCAGTGTGGCGGAAGAAGAGTCATCAGACTCCAGAGGCTCCTGGTCCCTCTGGTCATGCAGAGTTATCTACTTCTAGGGCTCAAGTTTCTCCTTATgccacttcatcttcttcttcccgTAGGAGACGAGATTCATCATCTGACGTATTACTCCCTCCATCCTCCCGTAGGCGTGAGGTTTCCCCTATTCAGGCGTCTGAGGTACTAGATTCACCCGTGCCACCTCCTACTTTAGTTGCTTCTGAGTCTGTGTCACCTCTTACTACTAATGGTGTTGATTCAGTTCCGCCTCCAGAGGGTGAAGCTACTGCGGATGCTAGGCATTTGGAGGAGGCCCTGTTGATTTGTCATTAATGCCTTTGTACCCAGATCATACTGCCAGACATATTTGGGACGAAGTGGTAGCATTAGTTGGattcattattttttatttacGTTAATTTTAATTGACAAAATTTTGACATTGATTATTATTTTTAGGAGCGTGATCTGCAGAAGTTTATTAACCACATGCGAAAGATTGCTGGCTTGCCTCACCCGAATGAGGATTAATTCATGGCAGTCTTGTCCTTATCTGGCCTAAAGAACTTGTGTATGAGCGGTTATAGTACGATCAACCACGATATGCTTCATGCATTCGTGGAGAGATGGCACACAAAGACCTCTTCATTTCatctaccacttggtgaaatgTTTATCACACTCGATGATGTCTCGTGTTTACTACATCTTCTGATTAGGGGGGAGACTCCTAGATCATTGAAGGATTGCCAAAGACGAGGCACATTAGATGATGGTAGACTATCTGAGGGTTGACCCAGGGGAGGCGAATGATGAGTTGGATAGGACCAGGGGTGCTCATACTAGGTTTGAATACCTGAATTAGGTATATGTGACTGAGATCCTTAGAGCAAAGAAGGCTGCAGGTGATAATGAGCAGGTGGCACTCCACAGAGCGCATGCTATGAGAGCATACCTGCTATATTTGGATGACACTTCTATTTTTATGGACAATAGTGCCACTTATACAAATGTCATCTACCTACGGTACTTCCTGGATTTCGAGCGGATCCATGAGTATAACTAGTGGTGCTCTTTTGGTCTATATGTACTCGAAGTTGAGAGAGGGTTGTATGTGGAAGACGAAGCATGTCACAGACAGCGTGACACCATTGACAGTGATAATTATTGGTCTTTTAATGTTTCTTtatcattttcatttcatttttgcAAAACCATTATTGATAATTCGTGCGATCCAAACTTTTCATCTCAGGCTTAGATCCTTCAGCACTTCCCACGCATCTCCGATTGGGCGAGTGTTGAGACTTACACTAAGGATATGCCGCATGCTACTATTTTTTCCCCACTCAGAGGGAACTAGACGACTGAGCCTTTCAGAGTGTATCTTGACAGTTTAGTTGTTAAGGGCATGCACTTCAACAACTATGTTGattgtaacacccctttttctaccccaaattattttGCATATAATCAGAGTAAGTAAGCACGtatataaagaaaagggcgtcacatcgacgttttcgaaacttaaaactttcaaaaaccaacaatacacctggtcattcaaaataacacatttcactcatcatgaatattcaagcaatatgcgttcgcagcggaaaataaagaatactcatgtatttcataatatgatccatgtcccataccatgatcatcttCGAATAgaataaaacaattaatgacataaagcatatcaaaacaagatacgagttcaataccactaatctacccagtgttacatgaccagagcattgactcattacctaatttcaaactaaatacggaaactctccagctattcttgagcgagctaccgtccacctactccagcaatactactcggtagtatctgcacgatacccatgtaaaggtaacattcaaacagaaagggtgagaattccaaatcattatgaatatagcataataaggcataatgaattaaaacacaatttaagaattcatcacacttggtataatcacatcaataatattaagcaacaatcatctcacatatttcaaacgtacatcgcatccacatcaatacatgcattcaatgatcacataactatagacgactcaatgcaagacaatgtgactctatgcatgtggtaccgcaatgtgaactcaaagtttcaccgctttccgattcaatatctagaatccaagccacgcttccgatccggacaagaccaaagccctacgtctgtttccaatgaaggatcatCGCTTAAaactacgcctaatcccaattaaggattaacgtctgctacgtctgtttccaatgaaggatcaccgcttaatactacgcctgattccaattaagaatcaacgtctgctcatgtgaacccaccgtttcaccacttccacaatgaagtcaaccatgctatgaatgaatgcacatataccaacacatatgcaattaagatctataccatcttaacattccacataccaccataactcacaattggtacatatatacattcatcaccacacatcatctatgattacatatacacatccataaccagaaatcattcacaatccaataatggtatacatacactttcatacaatattttattttcatcatgataaaattcatggcatttataaatcacataatattttataacatggaacaataataataatcctttacgttatctttagtcatgttatttcacaatcaaatatatcaaccatgtttaacacccatcaaaataaaattcatagaatttgtaagacgcataatacactataatatgatatcataataatagcctttttcattatcttactaatgcatccgtccgcatccaaaacggagctataatgctcaattaattcattaatctatcttaatcaagatttagattaatatttattcattgcataagtattcaacaacaacctctctagcctagtggtaaggcatgtacaaTTTTAGGGAGGTCCCGTGTTCAAACCCCATTGGTGACAAATTCTCTACAGATAGAAAATTAAATTTTGTTGGACTTAAATTATCTCCAAATAATTCCGCGTGGTGGCTAAGAAACATAAACAATACATTAAAATATTCTCATTATTAATACTAATTATTTTCTTCATAAAACTATTTAACATGATTTAGaattttttaaagatttttttttatttaattaaataaattctTGCAAAAACACTTCAAATGTTCCTTTAAATTATTTTGTCAAACAATAGTTCTCCAAATATTTTATGCCAGCAAATTTGATCTCtacatttaaaaataaaaaataaacatcATACTTAAAAAAAAAAGATAACATATCTATAATTTCTTTTTAGTTCCAATATTGAGTGTCAAGTGTGCAATTTAAACACAAAGATCAATTATTTTTGACATAATTGTTTAAAAAAAgttaaataaattaaaaattaaaaataatataacTATAGAGACTATAAATATATTTAAtcctttgttttatttttattgaaaCCATAAATATATATTCTAGcctctcttttcttttttaaaatATTGACTCGTATTTGAGAATTTTTGACTCAGATAATccatttttttttataaaagttCTCAAAATAACCCACATTTTAGATAATTTTCCAAAATAATCCACTTTGAAGAACTGGTGTCAGATGAATTGACGTTCGCTCTCTAAGTTAAAGATGTGGCGTCAATTAGATTGACTTATGCATCTGgtgttgccaatccaattggcgcctatgtgttaggtttaagaggaggcgtcaattggtTTGGCACCTATGTGTGTTgtgtatttttttaataaaaataatgtATAATTTATATAAAAGTCAAAATCAGAtcaattgttattattattaatatGCGTTTACATACGAATACCAAAAAGACTAATGTCATTGATCGGGATGACCTAACCGACCTCTGATACCACATCCCCTAGCCACCCGAACGCGTGACCCTAACCCACattgatgattcaccccaggtTTTTGAGGATTCGAGGGtccaggaacatcaccaccacctGCAGAAGATTGCCTAAGATATTCTGATTTCGCCgtgaaacacactgattcgagaaggtatgtcattgAATGTCGTAACATTCTTTGCAAGTTTTGGTTGGCTGCATCTCACAAGAAGAGAAGTTATTATTGGGAGATAACTTCTATATATCCACCTTACAGTTGCATTGTCACTAATGTTGTACAAGATCATCGAAAATTAAGCGTTaaattgatatgtcaagacatttctccgcttgttaacaaagacccgTCAGTGAAGGTtagtataataatatctcatattGTCACACGATATAATTATACTCCCTCTTACAAGAAATCATGAATTGaaaggacaaaggttgttgaacatGTATTCGGaaactgggaggattcatacaaagagTTGGCACAGTTATTATGGGCACTTAAAACATACGCACCAGAGactgttgcaattatggagacattgccaaTATTTACGCCAAACGGAACTTGTGTTGGTGGAAATAGAATTTTTCACAGACTCTTTTGGGCATTTaaaccatgcatcaaaggttttgcattctgcaaacctattattaAAATTGATGGAACATTGTTATACGAAAAATACAAAGGGCACTTTGTTTATGGTTGTGGCACAAGACGACAACAATAATGTCTTTTCCATTGCCTTTGGTCTGGTTGAAGCTGAAACcgctggtggttggggtttcttccttcttcatctcagaacacatgtcgTTCCACAAGTTAATCTCTGTTTGATTTTAGATAGACATGTTGCtattgagagtgcttacaataaccatgataacggATGGCATAATCCTCTTTCTACCCATGTTTATTGAATTTTACATATCACACAAAACTTCATGTGTGCAATAAAAGACAAGAACCTTCAc encodes:
- the LOC127131358 gene encoding uncharacterized protein LOC127131358; its protein translation is MSTTLKIGGHTNEAKKLRMFPFTLAEEAEEWFYSLPTGSIASWEEMKKAFLNEYFPAYVFLRKRKAAKDEKVIPPGKPTEEKNKKETKLMIKLPYPQRVTKKDPRETNFEKFMTISKKTESHMPLFEALERMPMYTKFMEEVITENKPTEEESVAWKEKCNAISLGKRIPIKQKDPRIVTISCTIKERTFKKVLIDSGVSVSLISLSIYHRLGIENISDTRINLKFANHSIKNAYGIAEDVLVTVGELSFPIDFVIIDIPEDEETPILLGRPFMRTSQCNLDMDQSTLTLKVDDDEITSDAIENRKLEAEKEHHYQVGMIRTDVRRQSNIPTSEKDARRLSQLQQPPLATPNKKILGSSPKAKRKKEKPYPHGRGIGLVKNVRLTG